Below is a genomic region from Tripterygium wilfordii isolate XIE 37 chromosome 12, ASM1340144v1, whole genome shotgun sequence.
TCCTCTGACGCTACCCGAATCTGGGCTGTTTTGTGCATGGGACGCCATATATGCACGAACAATCTTCTCTGCAGTGAAGAAATCGAGAGGTTTTGGAGGATCTATGGAGCACTTGTGGCACCAGCTGAGAATTGCAGATTTGAGGGCAAGATTGGGAATAACATTGGAGAAATCCGGTGTTATACCGTCGGGGAGTAATGGAGCGAAGGCTAGGGTTTGACAAGCTTGAACACACGCTCGCTCGAAAGTGTGACCAGAGGAGACAATAACCGGATCGTTAATGAGAGACCCAGAAATAGGACAGAGAAACTCTTTAGGgttttcatcttcatcatcaagcTTCTGCCGTCTCTCGTGCTTGGAGGAGGAACGGTGGAGGGAGACCTTCCATTTGGGTTTCTCGTGTTTGTCCCAATTCACCCTTTGATTGGTGGGTTTCTGGACCACAACTCTCATCACTGCCTCTTGAAACTCCATGATTTGTACTGTGTCTCTGTTTTTCACAGGCTCCTATTAGATTTGGGAGTTCAAACGGATATGGCGATGAAAAAGGTTGAAGAAGGAACcatatttgtttcaaaaaatCAGGTAGTTGGGTCCGAGATTTTGTTGATTCTTGAAGCTCCGGGAATGTAGAGAAGATCAAGGAACGATCTTGTTTGAAGACGAAGAAGAGTGCGACTGTGAGAGAGAGGGATATGGATCGTGACTTTTGGTGATTTTGAAATTGAGTGTGTGTGTTTGAGTTGGACTTTGATTCGCTTCTGGCCAATGAAAAGACAGAGAACTGAGACCCattatagaaaattaaaaaataagtcCAAATGGACTAATTTTATTGGGTCAAGAACTGAAAACCACAAAAAATCATCTGAGCCTCTATAGCCTTCACGCTTTGCTCACACGTGTAACAATTGACACACGTGCATTCTCCATGGTACGTATTTTTTGACGAGCGCTATATGCATTCTGCATTTTACTAAAATACACCCCAAAATCTCGTCAAAATGTCCAATCTTTAAACATCCCTCTGTCCGCATGAGCGTCATCATCTCTTTTGttgttcttcttcgtcttcatccATAAAATCCACCCAAATCCAATGAACGAGTGTTTTCCGATGTGTTTGAGATAAAAAATGTGAGTGGATTTGCCTCAGTTTTTCAATTCACATTAACTCTGTTAAGAATTTCTTAATTTTCGTCCAAATCCGATATGggttttttggggtttttaaCTTTCTCTAATTATTGTGTCTGGTTCCACCTATTTTGAACCTAATGGTTCTATCCAAGACAATAACACCAAAATTTCACTCAAAAAGCAGAGAGCTTTGTCTAAAACCTCAAGCTTTACCCCAAAATCAGAAGCACCAACTAGAAGAGTTGGTATTAGGAAAAGAAAATGGGGCTAATGCTTTCAATATTAGGAAAAGAAAATGGGGCTATTGCTGGTTGTTGGTGGCGGCAGACTCGTCTGTGAGGGCGTTTAGACATAGTCATATATTTGATTCAATACAtgtgggaaaaagaaaaatctttaGTAGACGAGGAAAAAGAGGGGAGCAGAtggctttaaaaaaaaatttaaaaaaagtgcAGAGGTCCATAGCTTTTAAAATCACGGACATCTGTATTTTACacgcaattttattttttttaaaaagtcaaCAACTATGGGTCCCACTAGTATTCTCACATAAAGTGACTCCCATGaacttagggcaaatgcaatggtgaagtggtattgggccaacaaagatgttgtcttttgctgatgtggctgtattgtaaaatatgttttgcttatgtggctgtattgggatgagtgttttgctgatgtggatgtattgatatttgatattttggtgtagttttgttgtggataatatggaggaatggaatgttgttgggttgggtggaaagataaagtgtgtgggaagaaaaagtgtatagaaatttgtgttttgctgatgtggctgtattagaatacgtgtttgacttgactttttgtgtaatagaggtgggaccgggccaacaaaaatgatgGCCCAGCAACCTaaatcccattgcatttgcccctACAAACTTGCAGGGACCCGTATCGGAACCTTAAAAATTAACAGTTTGATATATCCTaaacatatacattataaaataaaaataaatgtttaaaatataatacaaaTCATTTATGTACCAGGATCGATGGTGGAATTGGCGACGTTGGTCGCTGTCATAGAGTAGTCGGTAGTCGATGTGGCCATGTCATCGAGTAGGGATGGCAACTGGGCGGGTATGACATCCCCATCCCCGTACCCATCCCCGCCCCcttgaatatttattttctcataaacttaaaaataaattatattaatacTCTAATATTATATGTTTGGAGAGGTAGAGTCGTAGTCGTAGAGAATAGAGATGTGCTGTAGGCCGTATAGAGTATAGAATCGTGACATCGAATTCATATGGTTTagatgtttagggtttagagaatTAGAGACTAGAGATTATCAAAATAGtatgtttgaatatttaatttgtcataaaccttaaaaagaaattatactaaCAGTCTAATATATACATCGGAGTATAAAGTATTGAactatttatactatataatGTATAGGGTTTATGACTACATAGGGTTTAAGTATATGATTATAATGTCATAATGATccaaattacaacaaaaaatatattttggttttgttatttagttagggtttagggtttaggaagtaAGGTTTAGGACGTATGATCCGAAATTTCGTAtgtgattataaatttataatgatcaaatgttttaacaaaaattatatttgagtTATTGAGTATTTGACCTAGTCGAcacctcacaagtcacaatttGATTTCACTATTTCAATTTCCAACTCATCCAATTATGTAGAATATATAGTATACTTTACTTAATTACTTTTAATGAATTGAAATGGAGTattgaatatataattatatataatatgaactaggagagcatatcatatatctcattatgaaaaatataagaagataaatatactaaatataaattaatattcctatatatatgtacaatatattatatatgatatatctatatatctatatatttatttattaaagtattaagTTCGGGTCTTATTCGGGTGACACTCAAACCCATACCCGAAATTTCGGGTCTCCACGGGTCGGCTATCATCGAGATGGCCATAAAGTTAATTTCGGCATTCCATTAATAGGACAAGAACATATTGGTCTTGAAAATTGGAATTCTCACAAAATGGTCTCTATAGATACCATTTTGAAATGTTTATCTTTATCGTCCTAAAATTGTCTTAAATACGTGCCACAAAATGATTGTTTGGTAAACAATAGAATATATGTTACTGAATATTTCTTACCAAATTAGCCAACCATATATCTGTAATACACAGAATTTGAACTCACGATCGATCGCTAGAGTGAGGCATGACTTATTCTCCCAAGTATATCCATGTATATGCTAACCTAATGATTTGTTGCATTACTTTTCCCTCACTCGTTTGTCTCATGTCAAGTTAATTGgtatccaaaaaaataagtgTAGCAGTAGTGGCTTGATTCTCTGTAAACAAATAAATGATCAGAAGCAAAACCACATATGATAGTAATTAATAGGACCCATCAATCAAGATTGACGTAATCTGAgttttttcctctccttttggAGTAGTCATTTAATGTAGTATGCGTGGCTTGATATTATGGGCACATTAAataggggtgtccacaaccgaTTCGCAATTGAGAAACCGATCTATAACCTttggttattcgattttcggataTGGTTTTTCGGTTATACTTTCGGATACatatatgattttagtaaagGTTTGAATATTTTTCGATTATAattttttcggttacggttatggttataaccgaaaaaactgaataatattaatattatatatatatatatatatatcatatatgatatattatataaatatattagattatatatatacaaaaaagtTACATATTAGAATATGAGATTATGGGAGGTCAcgtagtatttgtaaaactctgattatatcttcataacaaattataaatctagatatcaattaacctaatcattacacaaattataaattaagattaattAGTTAAAACTCATGATGGCTTTAtcatttaaaattcatataaattaatattgattattGTTAAGCGAAAGTGGGGATAcatcttcatgtatgtttttttttttcttgatcatattatttctctcggtcttgtaaatttatttttctttaattgtgatgagataatatatttattatcattatcatgattttttatcaaactttgttagatagAGTTGGAGACTTGGAGTCGATCATGGgttattttctcactctatttgagatttctTCATACTTTTTCCATTTCTTGAAAAACCTATCCGATTCGATCCGAAAAATATAGTTATTTCagtttggttatccgaacatatatgattcggttatggattctaaaatatcataaccgaatcgattcAGATATTTCGGTTATGATTAAAAACCGAACTgaaaaccgaatggacacccctatgTACAAATATGCAAGTCTCACAACAATTGCAATGGTAATTTGGAAATTGTGATGTGTGGAGTTTAATGGAGAATGGATGTGTGCGCCTCATAATGGTGGATTATTCTTTTAGAGTTCAATGTGTGATTAGAATGGCAACTAGATATTCTCTTATTTGATTTAATCACAGGGAATGGAGATGGAATGCTCAAACTCAAGATCTCTATGAGATAACATACATGAGTACTATCATCCGAGCGATCGTGGTTCTAAGATATTCTCTTATTTGATAGCATACTCATTAATCTCAATTATTCATAAGAATAGGAATATACATTGCATCCCCTTTCGAGTTCTCAATGTTTCAGTACCTGCAAAATTTAGTAAATAATTTCAGAACAATTtggtttttcactttttcccTTATAATTTACTAATTGAcgcgtttttctttttcttttttattttatggattACCTAATTAACGCGTTTTAGAGAACACATTTATGATGATATATTCCATTTGTAGCTTTATGTGTTGTCAAAATCTAATATTAAAATGCAAACTTTATTTCTTTAGCTTCAAAAAATGGCAAGACTTCTATCTCACACATCGGTTACTTGCAATGGTAAAGTATTATTGAGACAATAAAGatgttgtattttgttgatatgactGTATTAGAAGATATgctttgttgatgtggttgaattgagatatgtgtTTTACTAATGTGGCTGTattataattttgtgttttggtgtagttttgttggagACAACATAGAGACATGAAATATTGTTGGCCTTCATGTTAGGTGGGAAGggaaaatgtatagaaatttatgttttactaatgtggttatattgggagatgtgttttgctgatgtgactatattgaaaaatgtgtttgacttgactttttatataATAAAGGTGATATCGGACCAACATTTTTTATGGTTCAACAAATATACACCATTCCAGTTGATTTGTGAGTAAAGATCAAATCTTTCTACACccaagataattttttttagggaCAAAATTGTGCGGACTTTAAACTCAAAATAGATAATACCTTCTCGAATTGTTTGCAATTCTCTAATATCCGaatgcataaaaaaataaaagaagatttAATTCCATGACTTATAAGGTCATGCATATGCCATCATCTCCTAAACCTAAACCAAAAATACACACATTTTCATGTCTCAATATACATGTAGCTAATCGCTCGTGCTCGTTTGGGCTCTGGCCCTCCTTAATTCCCGAGGGAAAAAAGTGCGAGAATGTTAACTAAAGTCTAAAAGAGTAAAAGCGAACCTTTCAAGACATTTATGGTAAAATCATACAAAGTATGTTGTCCCTAGCCATCTAAGAAACTAATTAATAAACAGTTGTAAGACAGGTTATTCGAAGAGAACATATAATATAGTAATAAAAGACAGAGCAATCGAAGCagtaaagagaaagaagaataatACAAGGTTTACATGATTTGACAAGAATATCTACGTTCCTGAAGTATATGACTATTTTCACTATGAGAATTTCAGTAGTACAATTGAACTACGTTCCTCTCTTTTATAGCAAACTATCCGGATACTCAAAATACTATCATACAAAGTATGCTCGATTGGTTCGCTATGCTTCCCTTTCGTATAATTTCCTCTTTCCTAGAATTTTTAGGTATTAAGTAATTCTTTTAATAtgaattactttatttaacatAAACAAGAATCGAATCTAGGAATATAACGAAGAAGATATTCTTAAGTTTGGGTAGTGGAAGGCTCCAGTTGATAATGACTAGACGAGAAGTATAATTCAATGATGAActttataaaagataatatgTGAGCTTTAGGCTTTAGCTTTTACAATCTGGCATGCAGTAGCAGCAgctcttttgttgtttttctcttttaacATTCCATGATTGACCAACCATGGAAGTTTTGGCTGATCTAATCTTTTGTGCTTCCATTCCATTCCTTGTCTTAGCAGGCCAAACTCACCACCATCTGGTGAATCTCTTTGGAACCAAACCGAATGGACTATAGAGGTCTTAAGTTCGATTTTCAtgggagcaatacccttgtggcaTGTGCTAAGCCTTGGCTAGTTTACCTGTTGTCAGATGAAAAGCTTACGTGCACACAAGTATGGCGActtgagtttaaactcataccAGATGTTCAAATAGAAAACCTGTATGGTATCGTTATAGGCCAAAAAAACACCAAAGTCGCTCTCATTCTCTATCAACATTGGGGTCGATACAAATAAGATATGGAGGTCTATTTGGAAAATTGAGGCTCCTCAACGGGTCAAGGCCTTTATTTGGATGGTTAAACATCAACGATTGCTATGTAATTCAGAAAGGGTCCGAAGAGGATTTACTGATGTTCCTTTTTGCAAAAATTGTCCTGGTGAGATTGAAGATGTGGATCACTTATTTAGGAGGTGTCCTATGGCAGTGCATATTTGGAACTTATTAATGCCTCCTGTTGAAATCCGTTGTCAAAACTTAATGGGTTTTCAAGATTGGCTttcttataatttgtgtaagaaTTCAGTTACTGACCTTGGGGCTAGCTGGGACACTATGTTTGTCGTGGCTATTTGGAGCATATGGAGGTGGCGAAATGACATGGTTTTTAATGATAAGGACTACTTGGTGGATTCTAAGCTCATGTGGATCAAGAGGTATTTGGCTGAAATCAAGCAAgcctttagccttcatgcatctGTTCTTGTACATAAAGGCATGTATGGTTTGCAAATGATTGGgtggtctcctcctcctcaaggATGGGTGACCCTCAATACTGATGGGTGTAGTAAAGGTGAGCATGGTGCAGCTGGTGCTGGAGGTTTGTTAAGAGACTATCGCGGTGTATGGTTAAAAGGTTTTTTTGCTAATATTGGCAGTTGTGGATCGATAGAGGCCGAACTCTGGGCAGCGATTCATGGGCTTCGTCTAGCTTGGGAAGAGGGTTTTCGCCAAGTTATTTTGGAGACAGATTCCTATATGGTTGCGGATTGGCTAAATAAGCAGAGTGTTCCAAAGCTCTCTCTTTCCAATTTGATTAGTGTGTGCCGGAAGCTTGTTCATCAAGCTTGGGAGGTGAAAGCAATTCACGTGTATAGAGAAAGGAACCgggttgctgatttccttgcatcTGAGTCTCTCAACCATGACAATGGGCTAACGATTCTTCAGCATCCTATTGTTGGCACTCAGGGTCTGCTTTGGGAGGATTTTATTGGAGTTGCTTGGCCTAGGCGGGTATTGCAAGTAGAGGTTTAATCCTTTGGTTTGTTTGTGGGTATTCCCCCTCCctagtatcaaaaaaaaaaaaacattgatgaAGGCAACAAATACAACCAAGAAATATCACGGTGGATCTCAGAGCCCAAGTACTTCCAAACAAGGGTATGGTTTTGAAATGTGGCTGGCCCATTAGATATAGACGGCCCATTTGACTAACTAGTGGGCGAGCCCGTGGACTTTAGCCATCGAGCCCATCTATTTACAACTGGAATTTGTTGTTTTGGATTGGTAGAACTTATCTTACATGAAAACTATTTATGTCAATCGTGACGTGGCAACCAACCGCGTACACCAGAAGCATCCATTCAAACGTCAATCTGAAAAAGGAATCCTAAAACAACCACAACTCACAAGCAGGCCTTGGCTTAGACCCCAAGCCACcgcctatatatacatacattatacACACAAACCTCAAATTCAGtttccaaagaagaagaagaagacggagATGGGAGGAGGAACGGAAGCTTTTCCAGAGCTAGGACGACACTGCGAGCATCCAGATTGCAATCAACTTGATTTTCTTCCTTTCGATTGCGACGGATGTCACCAGCTGTTCTGTTTGGAACACAGATCGTACAAATCTCACGGCTGCGCCAAATCTGACTTCAACAGTAGAAAGGTCGTCGTGTGCGAGATCTGCTCGACTGCAATCGAAACGACCGGCTTTGCCGGAGAAGACGAGAGGTCGATTTTGATGAATCATGAGAGGTCTAAGGATTGTGATcctagaaagaagaagaagccgaCTTGTCCTGTAAGGCGGTGCAGGGAGAAACTCACCTTCTCAAATACCGCGACCTGCAAAACGTGCGAATTGAAGGTGTGTTTGAAGCACAGATTCCCGGCGGACCATGAGTGCAAACCATCGGCTTCGACTTCGACTGCTTTGGCGGTGAATGGTTTGGTTAACAGGTTTTGGGTTGCTTTGGGTGCAAGGAATGCTACCGATTGTGCTAAGGAGGATCCGCagccttcttcttcatcaagaAGAAATCCGTTTGTTAAAGGATATTGAGTTTTCAATGATATATTACCAATGTATTTGTATTTCCCTTAAATTACGCTGTTTTCTTTCCATAAATTCTCGAATTgaaaacttttaagaacaaaaatgGGCTGTTAAAAGTTGTCTATCCTATCTTGGAAGTTCTGAGGTTCAGAGAGCACACAAATTTGTCTCCAGATCAAATAACCTTTACAAATCAGTTACCTTGGAATAGAATATGTAGTTTTCGATAAATATCTAGTTGTATGGTGTTAGTGCTATTGTGGTACCGTGAGCttatttaatcaaaacagaaaacTGATGTTGGGCTTAATCATGTACAATTATCCATCATGGGCTGGGCTTTGCTTAGTGACCAAGTATAAAAGGGAAATTTCAGGCTGGTACCTTGAGACTTTTGGAAAACACATGA
It encodes:
- the LOC120011120 gene encoding zinc finger AN1 domain-containing stress-associated protein 12, translated to MKTIYVNRDVATNRVHQKHPFKRQSEKGILKQPQLTSRPWLRPQATAYIYIHYTHKPQIQFPKKKKKTEMGGGTEAFPELGRHCEHPDCNQLDFLPFDCDGCHQLFCLEHRSYKSHGCAKSDFNSRKVVVCEICSTAIETTGFAGEDERSILMNHERSKDCDPRKKKKPTCPVRRCREKLTFSNTATCKTCELKVCLKHRFPADHECKPSASTSTALAVNGLVNRFWVALGARNATDCAKEDPQPSSSSRRNPFVKGY